The DNA segment GCTTCTGGAGCATGCGGTATAGCAATGGGGACTCGTTTTTTAATGACCTCTGACTCACCCACACCGGCACATACGCTCAATAAGTATTTGGAAGTTAACGACACCCAAGCGATTAAAGTGACAACAGCTGTAGATGGTATGCGCCATAGAATGATCAATTCTCCTTTTATTGCGCGCCTTGAAAAAGCCAGCCCATTTGGGCGTCTACGGATCGCACTAGCAAGTGCATGGTATTGGAAAAATGAAACCGGAATGACATTTGCCCACATGGTCAAAGTGTTTATCGAATCAGTGAAAACTGAGCCTGGTGCTGTGTCTCAAGTTGTAATGTCTGCCAATCAGCCGGTTTTATTGCAACGTTCAATGGTCGATGGCCAACCAGATGAAGGCATTCTTCCTAGTGGCCAAGTGGCTGCGGCGATTAACGAACTCATTAGCGTTGAACAGTTGATAAAAGATATCGTAAACCAAGCTAAGCAATGTTTAACACAACTGCAAACTCGAACATTAATGACTGAGTCACTAGACAATAAAAAAAACCCTAAAAAAGAGGCTAGCTAATTATGGTCAAAGCTACTGTTAATCCTATTTCGCAACCTAAGCCTGCATTTATTACAGAATTAAATGATGGCGTTGCAGAATTAATTATAAATAAACCCCCAGTCAATGCATTAGATAGTCTTGAATGGTTCGCATTAGCCAATGAGGTTGAAAGACTCAATGCTGACTTGGCCGTTAGAGTGATTGTCATTCGTGCTGAAGGGCGAGGCTTTTGTGCAGGGGTTGATATTAAAGAGTTGGATCAATATCCAGAACGTATCGTTGCGGTTAATGGCGGAAATTATGCAACCTTTAAAGCCATTCATCGTGCGACAGTACCTGTGATTGTCGCTGTTCATGGATTTGTCCTCGGTGGTGGAATTGGGATCACTGGTGCTGCAGATATTGTCGTTGCATCAGATTGTGCCACGTTTGCATTACCCGAAGTCGACCGCGGTGCAATGGGTGGCGGAGCCCATTTACAAAGATTGTTTCCGGTTCAAAAAGTGCGCTACTTGTTTTTTACTGGTGATGCGATCAGCGCACCAGATGCCGAGCGATATGGCTTTATTGAACGTATTGTTTCCAAGTCAGAGCTGCGTAGTACTGCATTAGAAATTGCGGCCAAGATTGCGGCGAAAAGTCCTGAAATGATCCGAATGGCTAAAGAAGCGTTAAACGGCATCGAAGACGGCAATTTAGAAGATAAGTACCGTTGGGAGCAAGGGTTTACGCTACAGGCCTATACCTCTCCAGACTCAGCCGAAACCCGCCGCGCGTTTGTAGAAAAGCGTGAAGCGAGCTTCTAAATTTTAATCCTTTACCATTCGAGGCAGCTTATGGATTTAACATATACAAAAAAACAACAAGCTTTTCGGTTAGAAGTACGCCAATGGTTAGCGGATAACTTACCGGATCAAAAACTAGCAAGTTACGACACAAGAGAAGGATTCGAGCAACATCGTGCATGGGAAGGCAAATTATTTGATGCGCGATTATCAATGGTTATGTGGCCAGAAGAATTAGGCGGACGTGGCTGTGACCTTATTGAATGGTTGATCTTTGAAGAAGAATATTATGCTGTTGATGCGCCAATGCGTGTCAATCAAAATGGTCAGTTACTACTCGGGTCAACCTTAATTGAATACGGTACCGATGAGCAAAAAAAGCAATTCTTACCCCCTATGGCCGCGAGCCAACATATGTGGGCTCAAGCATGGTCAGAGCCTAACGCAGGTTCCGACATGGCCGCAATTACCAGTAAAGCGATACGAGACGGCGATCATTATGTGATCAACGGTCAAAAGACTTGGTCTACAAGAGCTAGTTTTGCCGATTGGTGTTTTGGCTTGTTCCGCAGCGATCCTACTTCGAGTCGCCATCATGGCTTGTCGTATCTAATGGTGCCACTCGACGCAGAAGGGGTGACCATTAGGCCGATAAAAGCGCTTAACGGAAAAGATGCTTTTGCGGAGATATTTTTTGATAACGTCAAAGTTCCAGTCAAAAATCGAGTTGGTGATGAAGGCGTAGGTTGGCGGGTTGCGATGGCGACTGCTGGCTTTGAAAGAGGACTATTATTGCGCTCTCCAGCACGTTTTCAGCAGACCGCTCGTAAGTTAGTAGAGCTGTATAAAGCCAATCAACAAACCGCCGACAATGACCCAAGTATTCGAAATCAAGTAAGTGAATATTGGTCGGCGGCCGAGGCTTATGCATTGTCTGCCTACAATACCGTTGGTCGGCTAAATCAAGGTGACAAGATTGGCGCTGAGTCGAGCATCAACAAGATTTTTTGGTCAGAGTTAGATTTGAAGATGCACGAAACCGCCATGCGAATTTTGGGGTCTCGCGCTGAGTTACTCGACAACGATGCAGAAGAGATGCGCTGGCTCGATGGCTTTTTATTTGCGCAAGCGGGTCCTATTTATGCGGGCTCTAATGAAATTCAACGCAACATTATTGCTGAACGTATGCTTGGCCTGCCACGAGCCTAGGGGGAATTATGGACTTTACATTCACAGAAGACGAACTCGCATTTCGAGAAGCCATCAGTCGATTTTTAATGACGGAAGCGGCGCCTGAAGCATTAAGAGAGATTTGGGAGACTGATACGGGGCGATCTCCTGAACTGCGCAATAAAATTGCCGAGCAAGGCTTAACTGCTCTATCTATTCCCGAAGAGAGCGGAGGCTTGGGCCTTGGTGACGTCGCATGGTCTTTAATGACCCAAGAGTTGGGTTATTACGGGATCCCCGATAGCTTAGCCGATACCGCATATCTTGCTGCTGGTGTGCTGTCTGCACTGCCGCAAACTGACAATGCAGAACGCAATGAGCAGATTAAGCAATGGCTAGTAGCTATAGGCGAAGGCAGTATTCGTGTTGCTGTTGGCCACCCAGTTAATCCGCTCGTGGCCGACGCTGCAGTAGCGGATCTGTTAATCCTGCTCGATGGTGATGATGTACATGCCGTTACACGTAAAGATATTGATGTAGTGCTCCGTCCAAGTATCGATTCATCAAGACGGCTTGCTAAGGTCAGTTGGCAACCTAGCAGCGATAGTTTGCTTGCTACAGGTGAAGTCGGCAAAGCGATTCAACAGCAAATATTAAACCGCGGCGCTCTATCAGCGGCAGGGCAGTTGTTAGGGTTAGCGCAACGCATGCTGGATCTGTCTATTGATTATGTTGCACAGCGCAAGCAATTTGGACGTGTAATCGGCAGTTTTCAAGCCGTTAAACATCACTTGGCGGATGTGGCATCAAAAATTGAGATGGCAAAACCCGTGTTATACCGTGCAGCAAAAGAGTTTGAGCAAGGATGTTGCGATTCTTCAGTCTATATTTCTCAAGCCAAGGTTTTTTGCGCTGAAGCTGCGCACTTGGCAGCAAGAAATGGTATTCAAGTTCATGGCGCAATGGGATACACCTGGGAAGTTGATTTACAGATGTTTATGAAACGCACTTGGGTTTTAGAATCAACCTGGGGAGATGTGAGCTTTCATAAAGCCAGAGTCAATGAGTTTGTATTTGATCAAAATTGCAAAATTGGCCCAGGCCAAACCTTTGGGAGAACGTAATGCCAAATGCATATATTGTTGATGCACTTCGAACGCCAACAGGGCGTCGTAAAGGAGGCTTGTCTCATATACACGCCATTGATTTAGCGGCTCACTCATTAAAGGCATTAGTAGAACGTAATGCTATTCCTGCAGCAGATTATGACGACGTTATTTTTGGTTGTGTCGATACTATCGGTTCACAAGCTGGCAATATTGCACGTACTTCATGGCTAGCTGCAGGGTTACCGCTGAATGTACCCGGCACCACGGTAGACCGCCAATGCGGCTCGTCACAACAAGCAATACATTTTGCAGCCCAAGCAGTGATGAGCGGCACCCAAGATGTGATTGCTGTGGGGGGCGTGCAGACGATGACACAAATACCGATATCTTCTGCAATGTTAGCTGGCCAACCTCTGGGATTTAGCACGCCATTTGCAGAAAGTGAGCTGTGGCATAAACGCTTTGGTGATGCACCTGTCGATCAGTTTTATGCGGCGCAGCGTATCGCAGATAAATGGCAACTTAGTCGAGACATGATGGAGTCATTTTCACTAGAGAGCCATAACCGCGCATTAGCCGCGATTAAAGAAGGCTACTTTGACCGAGAGATTGTGCCATTAGCCGGGGTCACTCAAGATGAAACCCCAAGGGTATCAAGCCTTGAGAAAATGGCGTCTCTTGAACCTGTAGGCGATGCGTATCCGTCAATTACAGCAGCAGTGTCGAGTCAAACCTGTGATGCTTCGGCAGCCATGTTAATTGTCTCTGAAGAGGCGTTGGCTAAGTATCAACTTAAACCTCGTGCTCGCATTCATCATCTAAGTGTACTTGGTGATGATCCTATCTGGCATTTAACTGCACCTATTGCTGCAACGAAAGCGGCATTACAAAAAGCTGGCATGACTCTAGATGATATTGATTTAGTTGAAATCAATGAAGCTTTTGCATCGGTTGCGATGGCTTGGCTTAAAGAAACAGGTTACAGCCATGATAAAACCAATGTTAATGGTGGTGCAATTGCACTTGGGCATCCTTTAGGCGCGACAGGAGTTCGCTTAATGACAGGTTTGTTACACGAGCTAGAGCGGCGCGGTGGGCGCTTTGGGTTACAAACAATGTGTGAGGGCGGTGGCCTTGCCAATGTCACCATTATTGAGCGTTTGTCATAAGCGACTTGAGCCAATACAAAAACAATAAAAGTTAGTGCAATTGAGGGAGCATAGAATGAAAGCATGTAATTCGAGAACCGTAATTATTACCGGCAGTGGCGGTGGCCTAGGTCGAGCTTATGCGTTAGCGTTGGCCGCAGAAGGAGCAAATGTTGTTGTTAATGATATTCGTGCCGGCGCTGCTGCAGCCGTTGTGGACGAGATCTTGACTCAAGGTGGGCAAGCTATTGCGAACTCAGATGACATTACTCGCATGGACACCGCAACTAACATCGTCGATGCTGCGTTAGAGGCATTTGGTGAGGTACATGTACTGATTAATAATGCCGGTGTTTTGGCTGACAGAATGTTTATTAGCCTTAGCGAAGCAGA comes from the Shewanella halifaxensis HAW-EB4 genome and includes:
- a CDS encoding acyl-CoA dehydrogenase family protein, which translates into the protein MDLTYTKKQQAFRLEVRQWLADNLPDQKLASYDTREGFEQHRAWEGKLFDARLSMVMWPEELGGRGCDLIEWLIFEEEYYAVDAPMRVNQNGQLLLGSTLIEYGTDEQKKQFLPPMAASQHMWAQAWSEPNAGSDMAAITSKAIRDGDHYVINGQKTWSTRASFADWCFGLFRSDPTSSRHHGLSYLMVPLDAEGVTIRPIKALNGKDAFAEIFFDNVKVPVKNRVGDEGVGWRVAMATAGFERGLLLRSPARFQQTARKLVELYKANQQTADNDPSIRNQVSEYWSAAEAYALSAYNTVGRLNQGDKIGAESSINKIFWSELDLKMHETAMRILGSRAELLDNDAEEMRWLDGFLFAQAGPIYAGSNEIQRNIIAERMLGLPRA
- a CDS encoding acetyl-CoA C-acetyltransferase → MPNAYIVDALRTPTGRRKGGLSHIHAIDLAAHSLKALVERNAIPAADYDDVIFGCVDTIGSQAGNIARTSWLAAGLPLNVPGTTVDRQCGSSQQAIHFAAQAVMSGTQDVIAVGGVQTMTQIPISSAMLAGQPLGFSTPFAESELWHKRFGDAPVDQFYAAQRIADKWQLSRDMMESFSLESHNRALAAIKEGYFDREIVPLAGVTQDETPRVSSLEKMASLEPVGDAYPSITAAVSSQTCDASAAMLIVSEEALAKYQLKPRARIHHLSVLGDDPIWHLTAPIAATKAALQKAGMTLDDIDLVEINEAFASVAMAWLKETGYSHDKTNVNGGAIALGHPLGATGVRLMTGLLHELERRGGRFGLQTMCEGGGLANVTIIERLS
- a CDS encoding acyl-CoA dehydrogenase family protein translates to MDFTFTEDELAFREAISRFLMTEAAPEALREIWETDTGRSPELRNKIAEQGLTALSIPEESGGLGLGDVAWSLMTQELGYYGIPDSLADTAYLAAGVLSALPQTDNAERNEQIKQWLVAIGEGSIRVAVGHPVNPLVADAAVADLLILLDGDDVHAVTRKDIDVVLRPSIDSSRRLAKVSWQPSSDSLLATGEVGKAIQQQILNRGALSAAGQLLGLAQRMLDLSIDYVAQRKQFGRVIGSFQAVKHHLADVASKIEMAKPVLYRAAKEFEQGCCDSSVYISQAKVFCAEAAHLAARNGIQVHGAMGYTWEVDLQMFMKRTWVLESTWGDVSFHKARVNEFVFDQNCKIGPGQTFGRT
- a CDS encoding enoyl-CoA hydratase family protein codes for the protein MVKATVNPISQPKPAFITELNDGVAELIINKPPVNALDSLEWFALANEVERLNADLAVRVIVIRAEGRGFCAGVDIKELDQYPERIVAVNGGNYATFKAIHRATVPVIVAVHGFVLGGGIGITGAADIVVASDCATFALPEVDRGAMGGGAHLQRLFPVQKVRYLFFTGDAISAPDAERYGFIERIVSKSELRSTALEIAAKIAAKSPEMIRMAKEALNGIEDGNLEDKYRWEQGFTLQAYTSPDSAETRRAFVEKREASF